CGGTGTCAGGCGGCTGCTCAAGATGCTGCGCCACGATACGCCCGATCCGGCGCTCACCGCCGAACGCCTGGGCATCGAGGGGCCGGCTGCGCAGATCTTCAAGGTCTCGCACGGCAGCTCGGTGGGGCGGCTGGCGCTGGCGCGGCTGTTCGGCGGGCCGCTTGCCGAGGGCGCGGACCTGCGCGGCTGCGATGGCCGCGCCACCCGGGCCGGATCGCTGTTCGCGGTGCAGGGCGCCAATACCGCCAAGATCGCGGGTGGCCAGGCCGGCGATATCGTCGGCATCGCCAAGATCGACGCGCTCCAGGCGGGCGATCGGGTCGGCACCAACGGCAAGGCGCCCGCCGCCGCGCCGGCCGCCGACCCGCCGGTCTGCAACTGCGCGGTCGCGATCGGGGTCAGCGACCACAAGGACGAGGTGCGTCTGTCAGGCGCGCTCAACCGGCTGGTCGAGGAGGACCCCGGCCTCCACTGGGGCACCGACGAGGCGACCCGCCAGACCCTGCTGCACGGTCTGAACGACGAGCATCTGAACACCGCTTTGGCGCGCCTCAAGCGGCGTTACGGCGTCGCGGTGTCGGTGCAGAAGCCGTCGGTCGCCTATAAGGAGACGATCCGCAAACCCGTACGCCAGCACGGCCGGCACAAGAAGCAGTCGGGCGGCCACGGCCAGTTCGGCGACGTGATCATCGAGATCCGCCCGCTGGAGCGCGGCGAGGGCTTCCGCTTCGAGGACCGCATCACCGGCGGGGCGATCCCGCGCCAGTGGATACCGGCGGTCGAGGCGGGGGTGCGCGATGCGATGGCGCAGGGCCCGCACGGCTTTCCTGTGGTCGATGTGGCGGTGACGCTGGTCGACGGCTCCTATCACAGCGTCGACAGTTCCGAGCTGGCCTTCCGCACGGCGGGGCGGATCGCGATGGCGGAGGCGCTGGCCGGGGCCGCGCCCTACCTGCTGGAGCCGGTGTCGCACGTCACCATTTGGGCGCCGGGCAGTGCCGTCTCGCGCATCACCTCTGCGGTGTCGAGTCGGCGCGGCCAGATGCTGGGCGTCACCCCGCGCGAGGGCTGGTCGCGCTGGGACGTGATCGAACTGCTGCTGCCCGAAGGCGAACTGCACGGTCTGGAGGCCGAGCTGCGCTCGCTGAGCCAGGGGCTTGCCAGCTATGAGGCGCATTTCGACCATCTTGCCGAGGTGACGGCAAAGCTCGCCGGCACCATCGCGCAGCGCACACCCGAGATGGCCTGACCGCCGAGTGACGCCGGCATTGCGCAAAAGCGATGTTGGCGGCATTCGTCCCCGCATGGCGGGCGGGCAACCGGCCGTTCGTCGCAGTTGGGGAATGGACAGATGGTAGTGCGATCGGCTCTTGCCCGGATGGGGAAGGGCAGGGGCGGTGCGGCGGACATGGAGAGCGGCCGGGCGCTGCAGACGGCGCGGGGCGCGGCCTCACGGCTGCCGCGCGTCGCGTTCCTGTTCAATGCCCAGGCGCACCAGATCCTGCATGGCATCACCACCGCCGAGGCACTGGCCGTGGGCTGGCAGGTACAGGTCGACATCCTTTCCGCCTCGTCGGGCCATCTCGATCTCGCCCGTTCGCTTGTCCTGCTGGAAAACCGTGCCCGGCTGGGCTTCGAGCGGATCGGATCGCCGCTGCTTCACCGCAGCGCGGACCTGCTGCGTAGTGCGGTGCCGCCCAAGCTGCTGACCCTGTTCGCGTCCCGCAAGTGCCTGAACGGCTATGACGCGATCGCACTGCCCGAGCGGACCTCCACCATCATGCGCCGCTTCGGGGTGAAGCACCCCCGCCTGATCCATGTCGATCACGGCGCCGGGGATCGGGCGGCGGGCTTCGACCCGCGCATCGCCCTGTTCGATTTCGCCCTGGTCGCCGGCGAGAAGCAGCGGCGGCGGATGCTGGCCGAAGGACTGATCCGCCCCGGCGCGCACGCCACGGTCGGCTATCCCAAGTTCGAGGCGGCGGATCGGCTGCGCGATCCGGATTGGTATCCCTTCGCGGAACGGCGGCCGGTCGTCCTCTACAATCCCCACTTCTCGCCCAGTCTCGGCTCCTGGCCGCGCGACGGTGTCGCCATCGTCGATGCGATCGCCCGCGACGGCCGGTTCAACCTGATCGTCGCGCCGCACATCCGCATGTGCGACAGCCACCGCAACCGCATGCTCGTCGAGGCGGCGCTGAAGCCCTATGACGGGCTGCCGAATGTCCATATCGACCTGGGCAGCCGCCGTTCGATCGACATGAGCTACACGATGCTCGCCGACATCTATGTGGGCGATGTCAGCAGCCAGGTTTACGAGTTTCTGCGGACGCCTAAGCCCGTGCTGTTCGTGGACAGCCATGCGCGGGCATGGCGGGACGATCCGGATTTCGCGCACTGGCATTTCGGCCCCGTCATCGAGGATGGGACTGGGGTGATTGCGGGCATCGAGGACGCGCTGGCCAGCCATGATCGCTATGCGGAGGTGCAGCGCCGGGCCTTCGCGGACACCTTCGACCTGCGCGAAGGCGAAAGCCATTCGGTCCGCGCCGCCGCCGCCATCGCGGATTTCCTGGGGCTCGAGGCGCGCTGATCGGCCGGCAGGGGCTGCCACGGCGGCAACCCCTGGGCGTCTTCATTATGTCAGTACCGGGTCGCCCAGTCGGCGGGATAGGGCGGAGCCCAGGCCGGGCCGGCGACCCAGGTGGTGCCGCGCGGCGAGAATGTCTCCTCGATCGTGCCGATCCGCTTCATCGCGTCGGCCGTCGCCGCCTGCTGGCATGAGGGGGCGACGCTAGATCCGGTGTCGCTCTCGCCAAGCTTGTCGCACAGGTAGCGGGCGGTCAGCTTGATCCGGTGGCGGATCTCGGCGCGGCCCGCTGCCGTGCTGAGATCGAGGTCGCGATAGCTGATCGACTGGGAGAGGCTCTGGGTGCTGTCGGGCACCTTGCCATAGCGGCCGGTGACGACCAGTTCTTCTTCGACAGGCTGCGCCGACAGAGGGGCGGAGAGCCCGATCAGCGCGGCGCCAGCGGCAAGCCACAAGGCTTTCGGGAAATGTTTCTTCATCATTGTCGCATCCTTCCTGACAGGCCGGCCGACAAAGCATCCCCCCGGCATGGCCGGCGCCCTGAAACGATCCTCGCGGCAAAGCTGTTCCGAAATGCCGATGCCTGTGCTGTCGATCACCCCGTCGCCAGCCGGCCGGGTGGATAATGGCCGAGTCACCATGAGGATGACGGCCATAAAAATCCTGTTGCCAATGTTTTCCGCGCTTCTGTTCGCCGCAGCTCCGGCGACCGGTGCGCGCGCGGTCGATTGCTCGACGGCCACTGGCGGGCTGGAACGCCAGATTTGCGGCGATCCGGTGATGATCGACTATGACCGGCGCATTGCGGCTGCCTATGGCCGCGCGCTCGCCATCTGGGACGGCGCGATCGCGCCCTATGTGCGGCGCGACCAGCAGCGATGGATGGTCGGATTCCAGACGATCGAGCGGCTCGACGGCGCGATCGAGACCCAGTGCGTCCTTAGCGACAATGACTGCGTGCGCGACGAGATGCGCCGCCGGGTCGAGGATGTCGAGAGCGGCGCCTATGTCCATTCGGGCGTCTATCGCTCGCCGAGCGGGATGAAGTTGCTGCTCCATCCGGGCCTCGCCGCAGGCTATCGGGTCCGCGTCTATGATCCGGCGCGCGCGGCGAAGGTGAATCTGCTTACCGCCGCCGACGCGCGCGCGGCGCTCCGGGAGGGCACGGATGAGATGATCTCGGCGATGGGCGACGCCAATGGCCTGCCGCTGCCCGCCACGGACGGCTGCGTGCTGCGCCTGCTGCCGCAGCCCCTGGCGATACGGGTCGTCCAGACCGGTGCCTGTCGGGGCCAGGCCTTCGACGGAGTGTACAGCCGCCTGCTCGACGAGACGCTGCAGAGTTACGAACTGGAGCTGCACTGAGTAGGGAAGGGGGCGGGAGCGAAGCCTATTCGCTCAGCATCCGATCGACGCGGTTGGCGAGGTCCTCGATGGCGAATGGCTTGGTGAGCACCGCCATCCCATGCTCGACATGGCCATGGTTCAATACGGCATTCTCGGCATAGCCGGTGATGAACAATATCTTCAGCCCCGGCCGCAGCTTGCGGGCCGCTTCGGCGACCTGGCGGCCGTTGAGCCCGCCCGGAAGGCCGACATCGGTGATCAGCAGGTCCACCCGATCGGTACTTTCGAGCAGCTTCAGGCCCGCCTTACCGTCCTCGGCTTCCAGGCAGGCATAGCCGAGGTCCCCGAGCGCGTCGGCCACCAGCATCCGCACCGTCGGCTCATCGTCGATCACCAGCACGGTTTCGCCGGCATGGGCCTGGGTGGATGGGCCGGACGGGCGCCCCTCGCGTTCCTCGGCCTCGCCGAAATGGCGTGGCAGGTAGATGCATACCATCGTGCCGTGGCCTACCTCCGAATAGATTCGGACATGGCCGTTGGACTGGCGGGCGAAGCCATAGACCATCGAGAGGCCGAGGCCAGTGCCTTCGCCGATCGGCTTGGTGGTGAAGAAGGGATCGAACACGCGATCGAGGATGTCGCGGTCGATGCCGGTGCCGGTGTCGCTGACGCAGACCGTGACATATTGGCCGGGCTCCAGCCCGCGTTCGCGCGCGGTGCGTTCGTCCATCCATTTGTTGCCCGTCTCAATGGTGATCCGGCCGCCATCAGGCATCGCGTCGCGCGCGTTTATGCACAGGTTGAGGATCGCATTCTCGAGCTGGTTGGCGTCGACCAGGCTGAGCCAGAGCCCGGCCGCGGCGATCGTCTCGACCTGTATCCCGGGTCCCACGGTCCGGCGCACCAGTTCGACGAGATCGGGCAACAGACGATTGATGACGGTCGGCGTCGGCGCCAGCGTCTGCCGCCGGGCAAATGCGAGCAGCCGGTGGGTGAGCGAAGCGGCACGGCGCGCAGCGCCCTGGCCGGCGATCAGATATTTCTCGATCTCGGCGCTGCGGCCTTGCGCCAGCCGCACCCCGATCATCTCATAAGCACCGGAAATACCTGCCAGTAAATTATTGAAATCATGGGCCAGGCCGCCGGTGAGCTGGCCCACGGCCTCCATTTTCTGGGCCTGCCGCAGCGCCTCTTCCGCCTCACGCAGCCTTTCCTGCTCACGCAGCCTTTCGGTCACGTCATAGACGAACTGATAGGCGCCGATCTGACTGCCGTCGGTATTGCGCAGAATGCCGAAGCGCATCTCATAATGGCGCCGCTCACGATCCTCGTCGCCGAACTCGGCGACCTCTACGAACTCCTCCCCGTCGATCGCGCGCTGCCAGACGGCGCGGACCAACGCCTGCGCCCGGGGATTATGGGCGAGCGTCTCGAGCATGTTATCGCCCGCGCGGGGGCGGATGCCGTAGATGCGCTCGAACTCGTCCGCGGAGGCACGGTTCACCGCCAGCCAGTTGAACGCCATGTCCGAGACCTGGATGAAGGCGTTGGTTCCCTCGACGATGTCGGCCAGGATCTTGCGCTCCGCCAGTGCGGCAGCGACGCGCGCCTCCAGCGTGCGGTTGAGCTCGCGCAGCTCGATCTCGGCATTGCGCCGTGCGGTGATATCCTGGAACAGCACCGCGACCTGCCGCCGTTCGGGAGGGTCGAGCCGGAACGCGGCGAGGCTGAGGTAACGGCCGGTTTCGATCAGTTCCTGCTCAAAGCGGATCGGTTCGCCCGTCCGCAGCACCTCGCCGTAGCGCTTCAGCCAGTCCTCGGCCTCTGCGCCGACGAGTTCGCGCAGCCGCTTGCCGACGACATCAGGAATGCCGGCGTTGGCGGTGTAGGCGGCATTGGCCTCGACATGGACATAATCGCTCAGCGGCCCATGCGGCCCGTCGATGAATTCGATGACGCAGAAACCTTCGTCCATCGTATCGAACAGGGTGCGATAATGTCGTTCGCTCTCCTGAGCGGCCTGGCGATGCGCGACCGACTGGGTAACGTCGCGGACGAGGAAGCAGGTCCCGATGATATCGCCTTCGTCGTCGCGCAGGGCCGAAGCGGAAAGGTTGACCCAGCGCTGGGTCCCTTCCCCGTCGGCGGGGAAGAGGATCGGCCGGGCCTCCTTCACCACCGTATCCCCGGCTAGCAGCCGATCGAGCGGCATCTCGCCCGCGATCTCGGGAAAAGCCATATCGATCGGTGTGCCAAGCGCTGCGGGATGGCGCGGGCCGAGCATCTGGCGGGCATGTTCGTTATAGACGACCGATCGCTCGGGCCCCCAGGCGATCAGCACGCCCAGCGGCATGCCGAGCGCCATTGAGACATGGGCGCGCAGCGCAGCCGGCCAGTTCGCGGGTGGGCCGAGCGGGGAAGCGGACCAATCGGCGGTGGTGATCGCATCGGCCATGGCACCGCCGCCCCGCAGGAAGCCGATGGCGTCCCCGGTTGAGCCTGCCTTCACGCCCTGTTCCATTCCCGCCATTCCATCCCCTGAACAGGCGCGCAACGCACGACGACCAATTTGGATCAATATTTCGGTCGCGTCCCCGAATTTCTTCCCGGGCGGCGACGGGCGTGCTTTCGACGAACGCCATGCCGCATCGACGATCACCATATCCGCCGGTTGAGCCAGGCTGGCTGCCGGTCCACCATCGCGCAACTCATACGGGGATAAGGGAGGAAAGACCGATGCGCTTCAGCAGGATATTGTTCTCGGCACTGGCCGGGACGGCGCTGTTCAGCGTGACGATGCCGGCGATGGCCGGGGGCGGCTGGCTGAGCAAGGCGGTGTCGGCGCCCGGCCGCCCCGCCGATGCGGCCAGGCTCGATGCCGGGCGCAAGCCGGTCGAGGTGCTCGGCTTCCTGGGCCTCAAGCCCGGCATGGCCGCCGCCGATATCATGACCGGATCGGGCTATTGGGCCGAGATCCTGGCCAATGCGGTGGGGGCCAAGGGCAAGGTCACCGCGTTCGAGCCCGCGCAATTCTACAACGATCCCGAAGAGCAGAAAGTGTGGAAGGCGCTGACCGAACGCCGCCCAGACATCGATTTCGTGCGCTATCCGTTCGAAGGCTGGTCGGCCGGCGGGCGTCACTTCGATTTCGCGATCATCAACCTCAACTATCACGACCTCTATTGGGAATCGGCCAAATATGGCATTCCGCGCAGCGATCCGCAGGCTTTCCTGAAAGAGCTGCATACGGCGATGAAGCCGGGCGGCGTAGTCGGTATCATCGATCATGTCGCCAATCCCGGCGGCGATACCCGCGCGGTGGTGGATAAGCTCCATCGGATCGATCCGGCGGTGATCAAGGCCGACTTCAAGGCCGCCGGCTTCACGCTGGAGGCGGAAAGCCCGCTGCTCGCCAATCCGGCCGACGATCACAGCAAGCTGGTGTTCGCCCCGGACATCCGCGGCAAGACTGACCGTGTCCTCTACCGCTTCCGCAAGGTGAAATAAGCGTCGGCGGGCGGTTGGCTCCCCGGATCGGACAGGGCAAGATGCCCTTCCGAAACCGGGGAGCACCGCATGTCGATCTCGCTTTATCACGCAACCGTTCCAACCTTCCTGCAGATCACGGGGGCGGTCTCTGGCCTGCTCGACAGGGCCGAG
The sequence above is drawn from the Rhizorhabdus dicambivorans genome and encodes:
- a CDS encoding UrcA family protein, translated to MMKKHFPKALWLAAGAALIGLSAPLSAQPVEEELVVTGRYGKVPDSTQSLSQSISYRDLDLSTAAGRAEIRHRIKLTARYLCDKLGESDTGSSVAPSCQQAATADAMKRIGTIEETFSPRGTTWVAGPAWAPPYPADWATRY
- a CDS encoding PAS domain-containing protein, encoding MKAGSTGDAIGFLRGGGAMADAITTADWSASPLGPPANWPAALRAHVSMALGMPLGVLIAWGPERSVVYNEHARQMLGPRHPAALGTPIDMAFPEIAGEMPLDRLLAGDTVVKEARPILFPADGEGTQRWVNLSASALRDDEGDIIGTCFLVRDVTQSVAHRQAAQESERHYRTLFDTMDEGFCVIEFIDGPHGPLSDYVHVEANAAYTANAGIPDVVGKRLRELVGAEAEDWLKRYGEVLRTGEPIRFEQELIETGRYLSLAAFRLDPPERRQVAVLFQDITARRNAEIELRELNRTLEARVAAALAERKILADIVEGTNAFIQVSDMAFNWLAVNRASADEFERIYGIRPRAGDNMLETLAHNPRAQALVRAVWQRAIDGEEFVEVAEFGDEDRERRHYEMRFGILRNTDGSQIGAYQFVYDVTERLREQERLREAEEALRQAQKMEAVGQLTGGLAHDFNNLLAGISGAYEMIGVRLAQGRSAEIEKYLIAGQGAARRAASLTHRLLAFARRQTLAPTPTVINRLLPDLVELVRRTVGPGIQVETIAAAGLWLSLVDANQLENAILNLCINARDAMPDGGRITIETGNKWMDERTARERGLEPGQYVTVCVSDTGTGIDRDILDRVFDPFFTTKPIGEGTGLGLSMVYGFARQSNGHVRIYSEVGHGTMVCIYLPRHFGEAEEREGRPSGPSTQAHAGETVLVIDDEPTVRMLVADALGDLGYACLEAEDGKAGLKLLESTDRVDLLITDVGLPGGLNGRQVAEAARKLRPGLKILFITGYAENAVLNHGHVEHGMAVLTKPFAIEDLANRVDRMLSE
- a CDS encoding elongation factor G yields the protein MKGHGNGTRAVALVGPAGAGKTSLAESLLFAAGAIPRLGAVSAGSSVGDASPEARARGGSTELNLMNFGWMGDRFALIDAPGSTGFAADAERALSVADLAIVVVDPDPARAALVEPTLRQLEAMRLPHALFVNKIDQARGHIQDLLEALQPESEAALVARQIPIRAGEKIDGFVDLALERAYHYRPGQPSEPIPLAADLRDVEASARFHMLEQLADHDDVLLEQLLTDEVPSLDTIFGDIARETAAGLIVPVLFGSAINGFGVRRLLKMLRHDTPDPALTAERLGIEGPAAQIFKVSHGSSVGRLALARLFGGPLAEGADLRGCDGRATRAGSLFAVQGANTAKIAGGQAGDIVGIAKIDALQAGDRVGTNGKAPAAAPAADPPVCNCAVAIGVSDHKDEVRLSGALNRLVEEDPGLHWGTDEATRQTLLHGLNDEHLNTALARLKRRYGVAVSVQKPSVAYKETIRKPVRQHGRHKKQSGGHGQFGDVIIEIRPLERGEGFRFEDRITGGAIPRQWIPAVEAGVRDAMAQGPHGFPVVDVAVTLVDGSYHSVDSSELAFRTAGRIAMAEALAGAAPYLLEPVSHVTIWAPGSAVSRITSAVSSRRGQMLGVTPREGWSRWDVIELLLPEGELHGLEAELRSLSQGLASYEAHFDHLAEVTAKLAGTIAQRTPEMA
- a CDS encoding CDP-glycerol glycerophosphotransferase family protein, with amino-acid sequence MVVRSALARMGKGRGGAADMESGRALQTARGAASRLPRVAFLFNAQAHQILHGITTAEALAVGWQVQVDILSASSGHLDLARSLVLLENRARLGFERIGSPLLHRSADLLRSAVPPKLLTLFASRKCLNGYDAIALPERTSTIMRRFGVKHPRLIHVDHGAGDRAAGFDPRIALFDFALVAGEKQRRRMLAEGLIRPGAHATVGYPKFEAADRLRDPDWYPFAERRPVVLYNPHFSPSLGSWPRDGVAIVDAIARDGRFNLIVAPHIRMCDSHRNRMLVEAALKPYDGLPNVHIDLGSRRSIDMSYTMLADIYVGDVSSQVYEFLRTPKPVLFVDSHARAWRDDPDFAHWHFGPVIEDGTGVIAGIEDALASHDRYAEVQRRAFADTFDLREGESHSVRAAAAIADFLGLEAR
- a CDS encoding lysozyme inhibitor LprI family protein, which produces MFSALLFAAAPATGARAVDCSTATGGLERQICGDPVMIDYDRRIAAAYGRALAIWDGAIAPYVRRDQQRWMVGFQTIERLDGAIETQCVLSDNDCVRDEMRRRVEDVESGAYVHSGVYRSPSGMKLLLHPGLAAGYRVRVYDPARAAKVNLLTAADARAALREGTDEMISAMGDANGLPLPATDGCVLRLLPQPLAIRVVQTGACRGQAFDGVYSRLLDETLQSYELELH
- a CDS encoding class I SAM-dependent methyltransferase, which translates into the protein MRFSRILFSALAGTALFSVTMPAMAGGGWLSKAVSAPGRPADAARLDAGRKPVEVLGFLGLKPGMAAADIMTGSGYWAEILANAVGAKGKVTAFEPAQFYNDPEEQKVWKALTERRPDIDFVRYPFEGWSAGGRHFDFAIINLNYHDLYWESAKYGIPRSDPQAFLKELHTAMKPGGVVGIIDHVANPGGDTRAVVDKLHRIDPAVIKADFKAAGFTLEAESPLLANPADDHSKLVFAPDIRGKTDRVLYRFRKVK